From Verrucomicrobia bacterium S94, the proteins below share one genomic window:
- the trxB gene encoding thioredoxin-disulfide reductase, translating to MYLTEGNNMENVVIIGAGAAGYTAAIYCARANLEPLVIEGMQPGGQLTTTTEVENYPGFPEGIDGTEMMDKFRAQAERFGAKFLQYDAVAKADFSKKPYRLEMMAGDPIEAKSVIIATGATAKYLGLESEQKFMGRGVSACATCDGAFYKDVPVVVVGGGDTACEEATFLTRFASKVTLVHRRDELRASKIMAERTVKNEKIEIAWNSVVEEIVGDDSGVTGVKIRNVKTDEITEIPASGYFSAIGHKPNTEPFDQLEKDEVGYLIADGVKTKFEGVYAAGDVSDAVYRQAITAAGTGCAAALEAERYLESLED from the coding sequence ATGTATTTAACTGAAGGAAACAATATGGAAAATGTTGTAATTATCGGCGCTGGAGCTGCGGGCTATACTGCGGCGATTTACTGCGCCCGTGCGAACCTTGAACCGCTCGTGATTGAAGGTATGCAGCCGGGTGGGCAGTTGACCACGACGACAGAAGTGGAAAACTATCCGGGATTCCCGGAGGGAATCGATGGTACGGAAATGATGGATAAATTCCGTGCGCAGGCAGAGCGCTTCGGTGCAAAGTTTCTGCAGTATGATGCGGTGGCTAAAGCAGATTTTTCGAAGAAGCCGTACAGACTCGAAATGATGGCGGGCGATCCGATTGAGGCTAAATCTGTGATTATTGCCACGGGTGCGACGGCTAAATATCTCGGTTTGGAGTCGGAGCAGAAATTTATGGGACGCGGCGTTTCGGCATGCGCCACCTGCGATGGCGCTTTCTATAAGGATGTTCCGGTAGTAGTGGTTGGCGGCGGCGATACGGCCTGTGAAGAGGCAACTTTTCTTACCCGTTTTGCTTCTAAAGTGACGCTGGTGCATCGTCGGGATGAACTGCGAGCCTCGAAAATTATGGCTGAACGCACCGTTAAGAATGAGAAAATTGAAATCGCGTGGAATTCTGTTGTTGAAGAAATCGTAGGCGATGATTCCGGAGTGACGGGCGTGAAAATCCGCAATGTCAAAACGGATGAAATCACAGAGATTCCGGCGTCGGGATATTTCTCGGCCATTGGTCATAAGCCGAATACGGAACCATTTGATCAGCTTGAAAAGGATGAAGTGGGTTATTTGATTGCAGATGGTGTGAAAACCAAATTTGAGGGTGTATATGCGGCGGGTGATGTGTCGGATGCGGTTTATCGCCAGGCGATCACTGCTGCCGGAACCGGCTGTGCCGCTGCACTGGAAGCGGAGCGTTATCTGGAATCGCTGGAAGATTAG